Within the Borrelia parkeri genome, the region ATGAAACTCTTTTTTATAAAGCTCTTGATGATTTTGAGCAAGAAATCGTTAGGAGATCAATCCTGGAAAATAATCTTAGGACTGATGGGCGTAATTCTACACAGATAAGAGATATTGTTGCCGAAGTTGATCTTTTAAAAAGAACACATGGTTCTGCTCTTTTTACAAGAGGTGAGACCCAGGCATTGGCTGTAACGACTTTAGGTACAAGTATTGATGAACAGATAATGGATGATATTGATGGCGATAAGCGTCTTAATTTTATGCTTCATTATAATTTTCCTCCATTTTCTGTTGGTGAGACAGGTAGACTTATGACTGGCAGACGTGAGATTGGGCATGGTCATTTAGCTCAAAGGTCTCTGGAAGCTATGTTACCTAAGAAAGATGATTTTCCATATACTATTAGAGTAGTATCTGAGATATTAGAGTCAAATGGATCCTCATCGATGGCTACAGTATGCTCTGGGAGTATGTCTTTAATGGCCGCTGGTGTTCCTGTTAAGGAGCAAGTTGCAGGAATAGCTATGGGACTTGTTAGTGAGGGGGATAAGTATGTTATCTTAAGTGATATTCTTGGAGAAGAAGATCATTTGGGCGATATGGACTTTAAGGTTGCAGGAACAAAGAATGGAATTACTGGTTTTCAGATGGACATTAAGATTTCAAATGTTACAAAGCAGTTGATGAAGGATGCTCTTGCACAGGCAAGAATTGGAAGAATGCATATTTTATCTATTATGGATTCTGTAATTTCAAGATCAAGAGATGATATATCTGTTAATGCTCCTAAGATTATTCAGTTGCAAATTGATATTGATAAAATTTCTCTTGTTATTGGGTCTACTGGTAAGACAGTTAAAGCGATTACAGATGAGTTTGAGGTTAGGGTGCAAATTGAGCAAGATGGTAGAATTACTCTTTTTGGGACTGATAGCTTAAAGATGCAAAAAGCTAAGGCAAGGATAGAGAGTATTGTAAGAGAACCTAAAATTGGTGAGATTTATGAAGGGATTGTTAAAAAGATTAATAGTTTTGGGGCCTTTATTGAGCTTACTCCTACCAAAGAAGGATTTTTAAGTAATCGACCAAAATCAAGGGATGATAGATATGGTGATATGAGGCATTCCAGATATGGCAGTGGTAGACATTCTAGATATGGTAGAGATAGTAGGAATACATTTGCTATGCGTCCTCCAAGATTAGAGGAAGGACAAATGGTTAAGGTTAAAATATCTGATATTGATAAGTTTGGTAAGATTGAACTTGAATTAGTTAGAGATTAGTAAATGTTATGAGATTTGTATATTATATAAGTAATATTTTTAAAAATAAGCTTATTTTTGTGAGCTTATTTTTGTTTTTTTCATGTTTGACTAGTAAAAATGTTGATTTATCTCCTAATTTTGTCGATGATATTCAAAAATTGAATGTTGATGAATTTGATATTGATGAGTTAGATTTTAATAGAAGAAGTCATTTATTGGGTCTTAAAGATGATGAATCTTTTTTCTTAAGTGATTCTTTTTTAAAAGAGGATAATTCTTATTTTAAAAGTGCTAGAGAGAGTTATGCCCAAAAAAATTTTGGTATGACCAGTTACTACTTGAATAAAATAGTAGCTGATGAGAAAAATTATGATAAAGAATTAATTGCTAAAGCAAATTTATTTTTTGGTTATATGAATTATAACATAGGCGCTTATGATCTAGCTGAATATCATTTTGATAATTTTTTAAAAAATTATCAAAATTCTCATGCTAGTCTTAGGATTGCTGAATTAAAATATTTTGTTAAGGATAAAGTAGGTGCAATCTCTGCATTAAAGGATATTGATAAAACTTCTCTTAAGTCAGGCTATGATCTAGGAATTTATAATTTCTTGAATAATAAATTTGGAATAAATTATTTAAATCTAGAAACTTTAGGATTTTTAGATAATAGTATTTTTGATATGTTTGTTTTAGGGAGTAATATTTTTGTTTCAAACATATTTGGTGGTCTTTTAAGATATGATATTAAGAGTAATAAATATAAGGTTTATATTAAAGATAAAAAAAGTATTGTTTTAAATGGACTTAAAGGATTTGCAGAGCATAAAGGAGTTATATACGTTGGTGGAAATAATGCTCTTTATTATATTGATGATTTGGAAGGGGCTATTAAAAAAGTTAAAATACCTTTAAATGTTAACTTAAATAGTATACAAGTTTTACTGGGTGCTAAAGATGGAATTTTTGTTGGTACTCTAGATGCTGGACTATGGTTTTACTCCGATGCAGGTGATTGGATTTATATTAAACTTGGTTCTAATAAGATTTCATCACTGTATTTAGATGAGCAGAAAAATTTGTTATTGGTAGGAACAATGGATAAGGCTATTTATAGCATTGATCTAACTAATTTTAATAAAATTAAACATTTAAGTTTTTTTAGCAAAATAGATAGTGAGAGAAATATTAATTTTATAAAGAAGCATGATGGTGGTTATTACGTTGGAACTTATGGAGGTGGTCTTTTTAGATTGAGTTTAGATAATAATACATATGTAAAATATAATGTTAACAATGATCCTAGCATTGGGTATTTTCTTGATATGGAGATTAGGGATAATAAGTTGTTATTTGCAACTTTTGAACATGGTTTATTAATTTATGATACAGTAAATGATAGTTGGGATTATTTAGGCCCTAGTGATGGACTTATTAGTTTAAATTTAGTAAAAATTTTAAATTTTGATGATTATGTTGTACTTGGGACTTTAAATAATGGTTTGGTTTTTGTAAATGAGAGTATTAAAAAACAATTATGAATCTTACATAATTATTGAATTTTTTAAGTATTTTTTAATTACTTTTTTGTTTTTTTTCTTTGTATTTTTCATAAACCAAATACTTTTTTTTATGAGAATACTTCTTCAAAATTATGTTCCGTTTTTAAAGGCTTTTATTTTTGTTATATATTCACTTCCTATGATAATTGCTCTTTCACCTCCCTTTGCGGCTTTACTCTCAGTGATACTTACCATTTATAGATTTAAACTTAATAATGAAATATTGGCTTTTAGATCAATTGGAATATCTATTTTTGATTTATTAATTCCATTTTTTAAATTAGGGATAGTTATTGCATTGATTTCATTTATTACGAATGATTTTTTACTTCCTCTTGGTTCTATTGGTAGATTGAAAATTTTTAATGAAATCAAAGAAGAAATACCTCATTTGATATTAAAGCCTTATTCAAGCAAACAATATGGAGATTTAATATTTGTATCAGGAGAAAAATCTGAAACAGGGTATAAAAATGTTACTTTTTTTGATAATACTAGACTTAAAGGTTATGACAGAATATTGATGGCAAGGGAACTTAATATTCAAAAAGAAAATTATCAGGTATATTTTATTTTGAATGATGTTTTATCAATTGCCTTAACAGAGGATGAGAGTGGGTTTTATGACTATTTTTATGCTGATCGGATGAAATATTCAATTGATCAAGTAACGTTTAGTGATAGTTGGTTATTAAGTTATGTGGCACCATCGCAGATGAGTATTAGAGATGTCATGAAACTTATTGTTAAGCAAGATAAGTTAGTTAAAGAATTAAATATGAAAAATGATTTAGAGGAAGATCTTTTGTATTTAAATTTTTCAAATATTTATTTGAATTATTTATATGATAAGAATAGTTTTTTAGATGAAGAATCTGTTCTTGAAAACTTAAGTTATATGCATAATTTAAGTTTGAATTATAGCCCTTATGAAGATCTAATTGTTAAGAGAAGTTATGCTCTTTATTGTTTGGAATTTTATCAAAAAATTAGTTTACCATTGTCTGTTTTATTTTTTATCTTTTTGGCTTTTGGTATGGGCATGTACTCAAATAAAAAATATTCTATTATTCTTGAACTTGTGATTTCAATTCTTATTTGTGTTTTCTATTGGGTAATGTTTATTGGTGGAAAAGTTTATACTGTTCAGTATTCCCCAAATCCTTTTCTTATTACTGTCTTACCAAATGTGATGTTAATTTTTGCAGGTTTGATACTTTTTTTGAGACTTTTAAAGAAATGAAAGTAGATAAGCTTTTTGTGAATAATATATCATTGACTTTTTTGTTTATGAATTTTCTTTTTGTGATCTTAATTGTGCTTATCGATTTATTTACTAATCTTTTTAATTATCTTGATCATAATCTTAGTATTAGTGATATTGTTTATATTTATTATCTTTATTTGCCAAAGTGTTTTTCAGATGGTTTGGCTTTGTCTTTTCTTTTTGCCGTTTCTAATCTTATTGGTAATCTTTCTATGAGAAACGAAATAATAGGACTTTTTAGTTGTGGTATTTCTATTTCTAGAATCTTAAGATCAATAATTATGCTTAGTGTTTTTATCTCAGTATTGCTCTTTTTTTTTGATAATTATTTGGTTATAGATACTATTGCTAAAAGGGATGCTTTTCTTAAGAATAGTGTTGGCAATCAAGGTGCAAATGATAGAAATATAATCATTAGGGATTTTGCAAGAGAAATTTACAATATTAAGCATTATGATATCGAGAATGATACTATTGCTAACTTGATGATTATTTTAAAAGATCAAAATGATAATTTTAAAAAAAGGTATGATATAAGTAAGGCTGAGTGGATTGATTCCAGGTGGAGGCTTTATGGTGTTAGAGAATTTTCTAAGGTCGAACGGGATGTGATAGAAAAATTTCATGAAGTTCTTGATGGTAGGGGGATTATTAATTTAGAGCCTGAATATATTAAAATAGTTATGCTTTCATCAAAAACGTTGAATTTTTCAAAGCTTATCAGCTGGGTGATGGCTCTTAGGAGAGAAAAATTAGATTATTCTGAAGCTTTATTTGATTTGTTAAGCAGAATATTTTTTTCATTTAGATTAATACTTCTTAGTTTTACTGTGAGTTTTGTAAGTCTTGCTTTGAAAAAAAATATTTTTATATGGAGTTTGTTAAATAGTATTGCATTTGCAGTTGTGTATGTTATGTCAATTATGGTTTTTAGCTTTTTAGCAGATCTTGGATATTTGCCTATAGCAGTTGCAAGTTCGTTACCCACTATTTTGTTTATTATTATTAATTTTATCATTTATAATCTTGTGTGTAAGTAGTAGGTTTTTTTAAGTTTTATGTTTAGTATTATTAAAAATGACAAGAATTCTAATGCAAGACTTGGTGTGCTTGAACTTCCTCATGGGAAGGTTGAAACTCCGTGTTTCATGCCAGTTGGTACTTTGGGTGCAATGAAAGCTTTAAATCATGATGTGCTTGAAAAATTGGGATGTAATCTCATGCTTGCAAATACTTATCATCTTTATTTAAGACCTGGCATTGATGTGATAAAAAAATATGGAAGTTTACATAATTTTACAGCCTGGAATAAAAATTTTTTGACAGATTCTGGAGGATTTCAAGTATTTTCTTTAGCTAATTTTAGAAAGATTGAGACTGAGGGAGTAGATTTTAAATCGCATATTGATGGTTCTAGGCACTATTTTACACCTGAGAGTGTTTTTAAGATGCAAGAAATTTTTGAGAGTGATATTATTATGGCGCTTGATATTTGTAGTTCTTATGGGATTGATTACAGTGAGGCGAGTTTGTATACAAATATTACAACCTCTTGGGCTCGTCGTACATTGCGTGCTTATGAGAATAGAAAAGAAGGGTATGATGGTCTTTTATTTTTAATAACTCAGGGTAATTTTTTTAAAGATTTGAGAAAAAGAAGTACCGAGGCGATTTTAGAAT harbors:
- a CDS encoding LptF/LptG family permease; this translates as MKVDKLFVNNISLTFLFMNFLFVILIVLIDLFTNLFNYLDHNLSISDIVYIYYLYLPKCFSDGLALSFLFAVSNLIGNLSMRNEIIGLFSCGISISRILRSIIMLSVFISVLLFFFDNYLVIDTIAKRDAFLKNSVGNQGANDRNIIIRDFAREIYNIKHYDIENDTIANLMIILKDQNDNFKKRYDISKAEWIDSRWRLYGVREFSKVERDVIEKFHEVLDGRGIINLEPEYIKIVMLSSKTLNFSKLISWVMALRREKLDYSEALFDLLSRIFFSFRLILLSFTVSFVSLALKKNIFIWSLLNSIAFAVVYVMSIMVFSFLADLGYLPIAVASSLPTILFIIINFIIYNLVCK
- a CDS encoding LptF/LptG family permease, giving the protein MRVLKNNYESYIIIEFFKYFLITFLFFFFVFFINQILFFMRILLQNYVPFLKAFIFVIYSLPMIIALSPPFAALLSVILTIYRFKLNNEILAFRSIGISIFDLLIPFFKLGIVIALISFITNDFLLPLGSIGRLKIFNEIKEEIPHLILKPYSSKQYGDLIFVSGEKSETGYKNVTFFDNTRLKGYDRILMARELNIQKENYQVYFILNDVLSIALTEDESGFYDYFYADRMKYSIDQVTFSDSWLLSYVAPSQMSIRDVMKLIVKQDKLVKELNMKNDLEEDLLYLNFSNIYLNYLYDKNSFLDEESVLENLSYMHNLSLNYSPYEDLIVKRSYALYCLEFYQKISLPLSVLFFIFLAFGMGMYSNKKYSIILELVISILICVFYWVMFIGGKVYTVQYSPNPFLITVLPNVMLIFAGLILFLRLLKK
- the tgt gene encoding tRNA guanosine(34) transglycosylase Tgt; the protein is MFSIIKNDKNSNARLGVLELPHGKVETPCFMPVGTLGAMKALNHDVLEKLGCNLMLANTYHLYLRPGIDVIKKYGSLHNFTAWNKNFLTDSGGFQVFSLANFRKIETEGVDFKSHIDGSRHYFTPESVFKMQEIFESDIIMALDICSSYGIDYSEASLYTNITTSWARRTLRAYENRKEGYDGLLFLITQGNFFKDLRKRSTEAILELDSPGIAIGGISVGEPRDKYLEILEYNSSLIPKVKPKYVMGIGTPHYILDAIYYGIDIFDCVNPTRIARHGSLLTDNGILRIKRAEFNFDTCPVERDCSCTLCTRYSRGYLRHLIKSEETFGVMLASEHNIHYMFRLIKKARNAIMNGDFTKFRKLYLSKYDEGNFNE
- the pnp gene encoding polyribonucleotide nucleotidyltransferase; this encodes MRKILKLKVGREDLILETGLLAKQANGAVLATYGGSTVLATVCCSDSARENLDFVPLSVEYNEKYYAAGKIPGGFIKREGKPKDKEVLVSRLIDRPMRPLFDKRFGREIQVVPTTLSTDQMNPPDIVGMNAAFAAVFLSDIPFNGPIAAVRIAYLNNEFIVNPSFDEIQDSILDIVVAGSLDGITMVEGGANEVSEEVLLAAIDKAYEYIKQICNLQKEFILIVGEREKLPLAYEERVFEFKAELKDFIYSELKDACFVKGKLNRDKAIKLVKQKAYEHFSSVSQVDEENETLFYKALDDFEQEIVRRSILENNLRTDGRNSTQIRDIVAEVDLLKRTHGSALFTRGETQALAVTTLGTSIDEQIMDDIDGDKRLNFMLHYNFPPFSVGETGRLMTGRREIGHGHLAQRSLEAMLPKKDDFPYTIRVVSEILESNGSSSMATVCSGSMSLMAAGVPVKEQVAGIAMGLVSEGDKYVILSDILGEEDHLGDMDFKVAGTKNGITGFQMDIKISNVTKQLMKDALAQARIGRMHILSIMDSVISRSRDDISVNAPKIIQLQIDIDKISLVIGSTGKTVKAITDEFEVRVQIEQDGRITLFGTDSLKMQKAKARIESIVREPKIGEIYEGIVKKINSFGAFIELTPTKEGFLSNRPKSRDDRYGDMRHSRYGSGRHSRYGRDSRNTFAMRPPRLEEGQMVKVKISDIDKFGKIELELVRD